The following proteins come from a genomic window of Gottfriedia acidiceleris:
- a CDS encoding precorrin-2 dehydrogenase/sirohydrochlorin ferrochelatase family protein yields MTEMVPLVFSLQNKKITIIGGGKIAYRKAKAFIKSGASITIISPQLCDEFKQLPTIKWINKYFEKADLTGAHIVIAATDDKNINKFVKDCTSDFQWFNDVSDQNNSDFHTPAVVRRGDLIVSVSTSGKSPVLSKKIKKELDTYFDEHYSEVVDEYAIERKKPVIE; encoded by the coding sequence ATGACTGAAATGGTTCCATTAGTTTTCTCACTTCAAAACAAAAAAATAACGATCATCGGTGGTGGAAAAATCGCTTATCGAAAAGCAAAAGCATTTATAAAAAGCGGTGCTTCGATTACGATTATTAGCCCTCAACTATGTGATGAATTTAAACAGTTACCTACAATAAAATGGATAAATAAGTATTTTGAAAAAGCTGATCTAACTGGAGCTCATATTGTTATTGCAGCTACAGACGATAAAAATATTAATAAATTCGTCAAAGATTGTACTTCAGATTTCCAATGGTTTAATGATGTAAGTGATCAAAATAATAGTGATTTCCATACACCGGCAGTAGTTCGTAGAGGCGACCTTATTGTATCAGTCTCAACGTCAGGTAAAAGTCCAGTCCTATCTAAAAAGATAAAAAAGGAACTGGACACTTATTTTGACGAACATTATAGTGAAGTCGTGGATGAATATGCTATTGAACGAAAAAAACCAGTCATAGAGTAA
- a CDS encoding DNA topoisomerase III, whose amino-acid sequence MSKTVVLAEKPSVARDIAKVLGCNQKGNGFLEGKKYIVTWALGHLVTLADPEGYDNKYKSWNLEDLPMIPDKLKLVVIKKTGKQFQAVKTQLLRKDVSDIVIATDAGREGELVARWILQLAKVNKPIKRLWISSATDQAVKKGFENLRSGKEYENLYLSAVARAEADWIVGINATRALTCKHNAQLSCGRVQTPTLSMILEREKEIKEFKQQTYYGLQVLANNVTFTWQNRKSNDQKIKTTDELQKIIGTIKGKQLKIKEVSTAEKKSFAPQLYDLTELQREANKRFNFSPKETLSIMQKLYEHHKVVTYPRTDSRYLSSDLVDTLKERLLACNIKPYGKIIMKLTNQPIKVNKSFVDDNKVSDHHAIIPTEQAPILSELSSKEFKIYDLIVRRFLAVLLPPYVYEQEKVIAEIDNEIFVAKGKRVISLGWKEVFKDEDDLDSTEDQRLPIINENERIEVAKIIETKGHTKPPAYFNEATLLSAMENPVHFMSGNSNDLKKTIGETGGLGTVATRADIIEKLFSSFLIEKKGKDIFITNKGKQLLNLVPEALKSPALTAEWEQKLQAISKGKLAKSKFMSEMIRFSSDAVKEIKQTEQKFKHDNMTSTKCPDCGKLMLEVNGKRGKMLVCQDRECGHRKTISQSTNARCPNCFKRLELRGEGEGQIFVCACGHREKLSTFKDRRSQEKNSKVSKHDVQKYLKQQNKQDDEPFNNPFAEALAKLKKQ is encoded by the coding sequence ATGAGCAAAACAGTAGTATTAGCTGAAAAGCCTTCAGTTGCTAGAGATATAGCTAAAGTGCTTGGGTGCAATCAAAAAGGTAACGGTTTTTTAGAAGGTAAAAAGTATATTGTGACATGGGCTTTAGGGCATCTTGTGACTTTGGCTGATCCAGAGGGATATGATAATAAATATAAGTCATGGAATTTAGAAGATTTACCAATGATTCCAGATAAATTAAAGCTTGTTGTTATTAAAAAGACAGGCAAGCAATTTCAAGCTGTCAAAACTCAATTATTAAGAAAAGATGTTTCAGATATCGTTATTGCAACAGATGCAGGGCGAGAAGGTGAGCTTGTTGCAAGATGGATACTTCAATTAGCAAAGGTTAATAAACCAATTAAAAGACTGTGGATTTCTTCTGCAACAGATCAGGCAGTAAAAAAAGGCTTTGAAAATTTACGTAGTGGTAAGGAATATGAAAATCTATATCTTTCTGCTGTAGCAAGAGCTGAGGCAGATTGGATCGTGGGTATTAATGCAACAAGAGCCCTTACTTGTAAGCATAATGCTCAACTTTCATGCGGTAGGGTTCAAACTCCGACACTTTCAATGATTTTAGAGCGTGAAAAGGAAATTAAAGAATTTAAGCAACAAACTTATTATGGGTTACAAGTATTAGCAAATAATGTAACCTTTACGTGGCAAAATCGTAAGTCGAATGACCAGAAAATTAAAACGACTGATGAATTACAAAAAATAATTGGAACGATAAAAGGAAAACAGCTAAAGATTAAAGAAGTTTCGACAGCTGAAAAAAAATCTTTTGCTCCGCAGCTTTATGATTTAACTGAGCTCCAAAGAGAAGCGAATAAACGATTTAACTTTTCACCTAAAGAAACTTTATCCATCATGCAAAAGCTATATGAGCACCATAAAGTCGTTACGTATCCACGAACTGATTCTAGATACTTATCATCAGATTTAGTTGATACATTAAAGGAACGTTTATTAGCATGTAACATAAAACCTTATGGAAAAATCATTATGAAGTTAACGAATCAACCGATTAAAGTAAATAAGTCATTTGTAGATGACAATAAGGTTTCAGATCACCATGCCATTATACCAACAGAGCAAGCACCTATATTAAGTGAACTTTCTTCAAAAGAATTTAAAATATATGATCTAATCGTTAGAAGATTTTTAGCAGTCTTACTACCTCCATATGTATATGAACAAGAAAAAGTTATCGCAGAAATTGATAATGAGATCTTTGTTGCAAAAGGTAAAAGGGTTATTTCACTGGGATGGAAAGAGGTCTTTAAGGATGAAGACGATCTTGATAGTACAGAGGATCAACGATTACCAATTATTAATGAGAATGAGCGTATTGAAGTAGCTAAAATTATTGAAACTAAAGGGCATACGAAACCACCAGCATACTTTAATGAAGCCACACTTTTAAGTGCAATGGAAAATCCAGTCCATTTTATGTCTGGTAATAGTAATGATTTAAAAAAGACAATAGGCGAAACAGGCGGATTGGGGACAGTTGCAACTAGAGCAGATATTATTGAAAAGCTTTTCAGTAGCTTTTTAATAGAAAAAAAGGGAAAAGATATTTTCATCACTAATAAAGGCAAGCAATTATTAAACCTTGTTCCAGAAGCCTTGAAATCACCAGCCCTAACAGCCGAGTGGGAGCAGAAGCTTCAAGCCATCTCCAAAGGTAAATTAGCTAAATCAAAATTTATGAGTGAAATGATTCGTTTTTCTTCAGATGCTGTGAAAGAAATAAAACAAACTGAACAAAAATTTAAGCATGATAACATGACTAGCACTAAATGTCCCGACTGTGGAAAGCTAATGTTAGAAGTAAACGGTAAACGTGGAAAAATGTTAGTTTGCCAGGATAGGGAATGTGGTCATCGTAAAACAATTTCTCAATCTACTAACGCGAGATGTCCTAATTGCTTCAAACGTTTAGAACTAAGAGGCGAAGGAGAAGGTCAAATTTTTGTATGTGCATGTGGGCATAGAGAAAAACTTTCTACTTTTAAAGATCGACGTTCGCAAGAAAAAAATAGTAAAGTTTCTAAACATGATGTTCAAAAATATTTAAAACAACAGAACAAACAAGATGACGAACCATTTAATAACCCATTTGCAGAAGCCTTAGCAAAGCTGAAAAAACAATAA
- a CDS encoding Ig-like domain-containing protein gives MINKIVSVILGVFLFLLPTANATSFSQSFSDDELSNYIDNLNLNTTEATFGQSIEVGLTTKEHFNNVTLTFKNGTNLTEVLLKNPSSSDLYYAGKIGVTASFIKGTYQLSSITLDDQTLAVSDQAIKFMIKDLPTPKINPITNKSTSVTGAFLENSSVQILFNNKLVSTVQTDAKGNFQFNTKPLKEFTKINAVGVSIGLKSKTATSYVSDVIAPSITSIPSISDQSLSISGKSEPNADVLIYLNKKVLAKGKVNSAGKFTIKIAKQKANTVLQVVAVDKSKNQSKPILVRVLDRTAPQAPTIQTVKENATVISGKTEPNASVKLYLNGKYSAKTAATKNGSYSFKVSKLKVFTPIKVQSIDAAGNQSKPSFTEAKSSQPLSNGQLIIVNTKTNKLSYYNKGKLVKTFSVATGKASSPTPTGKFKILNKIKNRPWYKENIPGGAPNNPLGKRWMGLSMGSSPGNSYGIHGNANESSIGKSVSHGCIRMHNSEIEWLFDQINVGTTVIIAKSSSTNGQIAHSYGIAIA, from the coding sequence ATGATTAATAAGATTGTATCCGTAATTTTAGGGGTATTTTTATTCCTATTACCCACAGCCAACGCGACTTCTTTTTCACAAAGTTTTAGTGATGATGAGTTATCAAATTATATAGATAATCTAAATTTAAACACTACTGAAGCCACATTTGGACAATCTATTGAAGTTGGATTAACGACTAAAGAACATTTCAACAATGTAACTCTCACATTTAAAAACGGGACTAATTTGACGGAAGTTTTGCTAAAAAACCCATCATCTTCTGATCTATACTATGCTGGAAAAATTGGGGTTACAGCTTCTTTTATAAAAGGCACTTATCAACTAAGTTCAATTACACTAGATGATCAAACTCTAGCTGTTTCAGACCAGGCTATTAAATTTATGATTAAAGATTTGCCAACTCCGAAAATCAATCCAATTACTAATAAATCTACTTCCGTGACAGGAGCATTTTTAGAAAATAGTAGTGTTCAAATCCTCTTCAACAATAAGCTTGTAAGCACTGTACAAACGGATGCAAAAGGCAATTTTCAATTCAATACTAAACCTCTAAAAGAATTTACGAAAATAAATGCAGTTGGTGTTTCAATTGGATTAAAAAGTAAAACTGCTACATCATATGTTTCAGATGTAATCGCACCTTCTATCACTTCCATACCTTCAATATCAGATCAATCACTAAGCATATCAGGTAAATCGGAACCGAATGCTGATGTTCTCATTTACTTAAACAAGAAAGTATTAGCAAAAGGCAAAGTTAACTCTGCTGGTAAGTTTACTATTAAAATAGCAAAGCAAAAGGCAAACACAGTTCTTCAAGTTGTTGCAGTTGATAAAAGTAAAAATCAAAGTAAACCTATTTTAGTTCGTGTATTAGATCGTACTGCACCTCAAGCGCCTACAATCCAAACAGTTAAAGAAAATGCCACTGTCATTAGTGGAAAAACAGAACCAAATGCTTCTGTTAAACTATATCTAAACGGTAAATATTCAGCTAAAACGGCTGCAACAAAGAATGGTAGTTATTCTTTTAAGGTCAGTAAATTAAAAGTATTTACTCCTATAAAAGTGCAGTCAATTGACGCTGCTGGAAATCAAAGTAAGCCTTCATTTACTGAGGCAAAGAGCTCCCAACCTCTTTCGAATGGGCAGCTAATTATTGTTAATACAAAAACAAATAAACTTTCATATTATAACAAAGGAAAACTAGTAAAAACATTTAGTGTAGCCACAGGAAAAGCCTCCTCTCCTACACCTACTGGAAAGTTTAAAATCTTAAACAAAATTAAAAATAGACCTTGGTATAAGGAAAATATTCCTGGCGGAGCTCCAAATAATCCACTAGGTAAAAGATGGATGGGCTTAAGTATGGGTAGTTCCCCGGGAAACTCATATGGAATACACGGAAATGCTAATGAGAGCTCAATTGGTAAATCAGTCAGTCACGGCTGTATTCGAATGCATAACAGTGAGATTGAATGGTTATTCGATCAAATAAATGTTGGAACGACAGTTATTATTGCAAAATCTTCTAGTACTAATGGGCAGATTGCTCACTCATATGGAATAGCGATCGCGTAA
- a CDS encoding lysoplasmalogenase: MVLIISLAFSQIPYQSTKYRTLIILGLFFCMIGDGTLIWFVVGLSAFLIGHLFYAAGFITKWRFSIYRVLSIIPIAIYAFFLCSNLVSSLNENGQENLVIPVIAYSVAISMMVFTAIMTGNKWAILGSLLFIISDSILSWDLFVKSVKYGHELIMITYYTAQFLIAKSILNRKRVA, encoded by the coding sequence ATGGTGTTGATTATTAGTTTGGCCTTTTCACAAATTCCTTATCAATCAACTAAATACCGTACTCTCATAATTTTAGGTCTCTTTTTTTGTATGATTGGTGACGGAACATTAATATGGTTTGTTGTTGGTTTAAGTGCTTTTTTAATTGGGCACTTATTTTACGCTGCTGGTTTTATAACGAAATGGAGATTTTCAATTTATCGTGTACTATCGATCATTCCAATTGCAATTTATGCATTTTTTCTATGCTCTAATTTAGTAAGCTCTTTAAACGAAAATGGTCAGGAAAATTTAGTTATTCCGGTAATAGCCTATTCAGTAGCTATTTCAATGATGGTATTTACAGCAATAATGACTGGAAACAAATGGGCTATTTTAGGGAGCCTATTATTTATCATTTCAGATTCTATCTTATCGTGGGACCTATTTGTAAAAAGTGTTAAATATGGTCACGAATTAATCATGATTACCTACTACACAGCACAGTTTTTAATCGCTAAAAGCATTTTAAATAGAAAGAGAGTTGCGTAA
- the pepT gene encoding peptidase T, which translates to MKNELINRLISYAKVDTQSNASSETCPSTPGQLTLGRMLVEELNKIGLVDVTMDENGYVMATLPANSDKYIPTIGFLAHLDTATDFTGKNVNPQLVENYDGNDIVLNESLNVVLSPSHSPELTKYIGHTLMTTDGTTLLGADNKAGIAEIMTAMEYLVQHPEIKHGKIRVAFTPDEEIGRGPHKFDVKAFDAKYAYTMDGGPLGELQYESFNAAGAMITVKGKNVHPGTAKGKMINSMKIAMEINNLLPVEEAPESTEGYEGFYHLVSIEGDVELTKMHYIIRDHDKTKFANRKETLSNIVNQLKEKHGENSIILELKDQYYNMGEKILPVKEVVDIAHEAMTNLEITPIVEPIRGGTDGSQLSYMGLPTPNIFTGGENYHGKFEYISIDNMVKATNVMIEVIKLYEKKATSK; encoded by the coding sequence ATGAAAAATGAGTTAATAAATCGTTTAATTAGTTATGCAAAAGTTGATACACAATCAAATGCAAGTAGTGAAACATGCCCGTCTACACCAGGCCAATTAACTTTGGGCCGCATGTTAGTGGAAGAGTTAAACAAAATCGGTTTAGTTGATGTAACAATGGATGAAAATGGTTATGTAATGGCTACACTTCCGGCAAATTCCGACAAATATATTCCTACAATTGGATTTTTAGCACATTTAGACACCGCGACTGACTTTACAGGAAAAAACGTTAATCCTCAACTAGTTGAAAACTATGATGGAAATGACATCGTACTAAATGAAAGTTTAAATGTTGTATTATCTCCAAGTCATTCACCAGAGCTAACTAAATATATAGGTCATACATTAATGACAACTGATGGAACAACATTACTTGGTGCAGATAATAAGGCTGGGATTGCCGAAATTATGACTGCGATGGAGTATTTAGTTCAGCATCCTGAAATCAAACACGGCAAAATAAGAGTCGCATTTACACCAGATGAAGAAATCGGTAGAGGCCCACATAAATTTGATGTTAAAGCATTTGATGCTAAATATGCTTACACAATGGACGGTGGTCCACTAGGAGAGCTTCAATACGAGAGTTTTAATGCTGCAGGTGCAATGATTACAGTAAAAGGTAAAAATGTGCATCCAGGTACTGCCAAAGGTAAAATGATAAATTCTATGAAAATTGCCATGGAAATAAATAATTTATTACCTGTAGAAGAAGCGCCAGAATCAACAGAAGGTTACGAAGGCTTTTATCATCTAGTATCAATTGAAGGTGATGTAGAGTTAACAAAGATGCACTACATTATTAGAGATCATGATAAAACAAAATTTGCTAATCGAAAAGAGACATTGTCGAATATTGTAAATCAATTAAAAGAAAAACATGGTGAAAACAGCATTATTTTAGAGTTAAAAGACCAGTACTATAATATGGGTGAGAAAATCTTACCTGTTAAAGAGGTTGTTGATATTGCTCACGAGGCAATGACAAACCTAGAAATTACACCAATTGTAGAACCAATTCGTGGTGGTACAGATGGTTCACAGCTTTCATATATGGGACTACCAACTCCAAATATTTTTACAGGTGGAGAAAACTATCACGGCAAATTTGAGTATATTTCAATCGACAATATGGTTAAAGCAACGAATGTTATGATTGAAGTGATCAAATTATATGAAAAAAAAGCAACTTCAAAGTAA
- a CDS encoding class I SAM-dependent rRNA methyltransferase — MDKEMNLKIKQKFVKDYKNGYPLISKESIVNSKDFINEGTIINLIDERNGFIGKGYYGKQNKGLGWILSLKEHEKIGPKFFEDKIKQAIEERQHFYDSSDTTAFRVFNGEGDGIGGLTIDFFDGFYLISWYSEGIYQFKDWVIQAIKNIVEFKGIYQKKRFDTKGQYIEEDDFVMGERGQFPIIVKENGVNFAIYLNDGAMVGVFLDQREVRKLIRDKYAYDKTVLNTFSYTGAFSVFAAVGGASKTTSVDLANRSLDKTKEQFYINGIDPASESIVVEDVFHYFKYAVKKNLSFDMVILDPPSFARSKKHTFSAEKDYKNLLKEAITITENDGVIVASTNCSTFGMNKFKGFIDTAFKELGGQYKLMEEFSLPNDFKTTKLFKEGNYLKVVFIRKIK, encoded by the coding sequence ATGGATAAAGAAATGAATCTGAAAATTAAACAAAAGTTTGTAAAAGATTATAAAAACGGGTACCCACTAATTTCAAAAGAGTCGATCGTAAATAGTAAAGATTTCATTAATGAAGGAACTATCATTAATCTAATAGATGAACGTAATGGTTTTATTGGAAAGGGTTACTATGGAAAGCAAAATAAAGGTTTAGGTTGGATTCTTAGCCTGAAGGAGCATGAAAAGATTGGTCCTAAGTTCTTTGAAGATAAAATTAAACAAGCAATCGAAGAACGCCAACATTTTTATGATAGTTCTGATACGACAGCATTTAGAGTATTTAATGGAGAAGGCGATGGGATCGGTGGATTAACAATTGATTTTTTTGATGGATTTTATTTGATTAGTTGGTATAGCGAGGGAATCTATCAATTCAAAGATTGGGTTATTCAAGCAATAAAGAATATTGTCGAATTCAAAGGGATTTATCAGAAAAAGCGCTTTGATACAAAAGGTCAGTATATTGAAGAAGATGACTTTGTGATGGGGGAAAGAGGTCAATTTCCTATTATCGTAAAGGAAAATGGGGTTAATTTCGCTATTTATTTAAATGATGGCGCAATGGTAGGCGTATTTTTGGATCAACGTGAAGTAAGAAAACTAATTCGAGATAAATATGCTTACGATAAAACAGTTTTAAATACTTTCTCTTATACAGGGGCATTCTCAGTCTTTGCAGCAGTTGGAGGGGCAAGTAAGACTACTAGTGTTGACTTAGCAAATCGGAGCCTAGATAAAACAAAGGAACAATTTTACATTAATGGAATTGACCCTGCATCCGAGAGCATAGTCGTTGAGGATGTATTTCATTACTTTAAATATGCAGTAAAAAAGAACCTTTCATTTGATATGGTTATTTTAGATCCACCAAGCTTTGCAAGATCTAAAAAACATACTTTTAGTGCCGAAAAGGACTATAAGAACCTATTGAAAGAAGCGATTACGATTACTGAAAATGATGGTGTAATTGTTGCTTCAACGAACTGCAGTACGTTTGGAATGAATAAATTTAAAGGGTTTATTGACACAGCGTTTAAAGAATTAGGCGGACAATATAAATTAATGGAAGAATTCAGCCTACCTAATGATTTTAAAACAACTAAACTGTTTAAAGAAGGAAACTATCTAAAGGTCGTATTTATTCGTAAAATTAAGTAA
- a CDS encoding acyltransferase, producing MEIINETMQIGDLKENKIIGNLKLTNSKIIFRGKGNLLYCDNENVHLVNSNIEFNGNDTIIFLCKNRFNYILNAIVYNNSVLFFGRDNYFNNKLNIIISEQKNVIVGEACLFSFDCWFRTADPHLIYDSFTKKRVNPSKSIYIGDHVWIGQHAFILKGTQIGSGSIVGGMSLVSGKIIESNSSYAGNPASKIGESIFYTSDSVHAFTESETRSHDVFESDDYIYSYNQNEALPFPSIEKSLTEFKLVSQKLDFIIENLQMNRNKNRFFIGKPIAKQSFIERIKKNVYEYLMTKK from the coding sequence ATGGAAATTATTAATGAAACAATGCAAATAGGGGACTTAAAAGAGAATAAGATAATAGGGAACCTTAAATTAACAAATTCAAAAATAATATTTAGAGGAAAAGGAAATCTTCTATATTGTGATAATGAAAATGTTCATTTAGTAAATAGTAATATTGAGTTTAATGGAAATGACACAATTATTTTTCTTTGTAAAAACAGGTTTAATTATATACTCAATGCAATTGTTTACAATAATTCTGTATTATTTTTTGGAAGAGATAATTATTTTAACAACAAATTAAATATAATTATTTCAGAACAAAAAAATGTTATCGTAGGAGAAGCTTGTTTATTTTCATTTGATTGTTGGTTTAGAACAGCAGACCCACATCTAATTTATGATTCTTTCACGAAGAAAAGAGTTAACCCAAGTAAAAGCATTTATATTGGTGATCATGTTTGGATTGGTCAACATGCATTTATTTTAAAAGGAACTCAAATTGGTTCCGGCAGTATTGTCGGCGGGATGTCTTTAGTTAGTGGGAAAATAATTGAATCTAATTCTTCATATGCGGGCAATCCAGCAAGTAAAATTGGCGAATCGATTTTTTATACTAGTGACAGCGTACATGCGTTTACAGAATCAGAAACACGAAGTCATGATGTTTTTGAGAGTGACGATTATATTTATTCATATAATCAGAATGAGGCTCTCCCGTTTCCTTCAATTGAAAAATCATTAACAGAATTTAAGTTAGTTTCACAAAAACTTGATTTTATTATTGAGAATTTGCAAATGAATCGAAACAAAAACCGCTTTTTCATTGGAAAACCTATTGCTAAGCAGAGTTTTATAGAAAGAATTAAAAAAAATGTATACGAGTATTTAATGACAAAGAAGTAA
- the treR gene encoding trehalose operon repressor → MNAKYISIYHKLIEQIEKGAFTVGSKIPSEKSLMEQFDVSRDTIRKSLQMLEQNGYINKVKGKGSFILDTAKLNFPVTGLISFKELSNQIGREAETIVEILEKKWPSKFIREQLEIDEQTAIWKVVRARKIDGKKIILDKEYYNSSYVEKLSRSICEGSIFDYIENTLHLTIGFAKKEIVVQACTEDDQKYLDLDGYDMVVVVNTFVYLDDGSLLQYGQSRHRPDKFKFVDFARRIQQVNE, encoded by the coding sequence ATGAACGCAAAGTATATTTCAATCTATCATAAGTTAATTGAACAGATTGAAAAAGGGGCTTTTACTGTTGGTAGTAAAATACCTTCTGAAAAGTCATTAATGGAGCAGTTTGATGTTTCTAGAGATACAATTAGAAAATCATTACAAATGCTTGAGCAAAACGGTTATATAAATAAAGTCAAAGGGAAAGGTTCGTTTATTTTAGACACTGCAAAATTAAATTTTCCGGTTACAGGATTAATTAGTTTTAAAGAATTATCAAACCAAATTGGTAGAGAAGCAGAAACGATTGTAGAAATTCTTGAAAAGAAGTGGCCTAGTAAGTTTATAAGAGAACAACTAGAAATAGATGAGCAAACAGCGATTTGGAAAGTAGTTAGAGCTCGAAAAATTGACGGAAAAAAAATAATTTTAGACAAAGAGTATTACAATAGTTCATATGTAGAAAAACTTTCAAGGTCTATCTGCGAAGGGTCAATTTTTGACTATATTGAAAATACGCTACACTTAACTATTGGCTTTGCGAAAAAAGAAATTGTAGTACAAGCTTGCACAGAAGATGACCAAAAATATTTGGATTTAGATGGCTATGATATGGTAGTCGTTGTAAATACTTTTGTCTATTTAGATGATGGTTCCTTACTACAATACGGTCAATCTAGACATCGCCCAGATAAGTTCAAATTTGTCGATTTTGCTAGAAGAATTCAACAGGTTAATGAATGA
- the treC gene encoding alpha,alpha-phosphotrehalase, producing the protein MKDFKNSVVYQIYPKSFYDSNGDGLGDLRGVTKKLDYLKELGVDYIWLTPFYVSPQNDNGYDVADYRNIDPAYGTMEDFDELVKAAKRCDIEIMLDMVFNHTSSEHEWFKKAIDGDEKYKNYYIFREEKDGKEPTNWISKFGGSTWEKVENSNEYYLHLFDKTQPDLNWENDEVQNEIFDIVNFWINKGVKGFRLDVINLISKPEVMVDDETGDGRKYYTDGPRIHEYLKKLNNETFGKKEEIITVGEMSSTSIDHCIRYSNPSENELSMVFSFHHLKIDYKDGQKWSLMDFDFMSLKSILDQWQKGMQSGNGWNALFWCNHDQPRIVSRIGNDQKYHKESAKMLATSMHLLRGTPYIYQGEEIGMPNPKFDAIEDYRDVESLNYYKILKENGVPEREILAILKSKSRDNSRTPMQWNDSVHAGFTTGTPWISTGKDYEQINVEKSLADEDSVFHHYKKLINLRKEFDIISTGTYDSLLLNHKQIFAYTRKLGNQMLLVVNNFYGEDTLFKIPEDIAIGEYNKQILISNYKDSSQDLTEMTLRPYESICYLLEKSVRI; encoded by the coding sequence ATGAAGGATTTTAAGAACAGTGTCGTATACCAAATTTATCCTAAGTCTTTTTATGATTCGAATGGAGATGGTTTAGGAGACTTAAGAGGAGTTACAAAAAAGCTTGATTATTTAAAAGAATTAGGTGTTGACTACATTTGGCTTACTCCATTTTATGTATCTCCTCAAAATGACAATGGTTATGATGTCGCAGACTATCGAAATATTGATCCAGCATACGGAACAATGGAAGATTTTGATGAGTTGGTGAAGGCTGCTAAACGTTGTGATATAGAAATAATGCTGGATATGGTATTTAATCATACTTCTTCAGAACATGAGTGGTTTAAGAAAGCCATAGATGGAGATGAAAAATATAAAAATTATTATATTTTTAGAGAAGAAAAAGATGGAAAAGAGCCAACGAATTGGATTTCCAAATTTGGTGGTTCAACTTGGGAAAAAGTTGAGAATTCAAATGAATATTATCTGCATCTTTTTGATAAAACCCAACCAGATTTAAACTGGGAAAATGATGAGGTACAAAACGAAATATTCGATATCGTTAATTTCTGGATTAATAAAGGAGTAAAAGGATTTCGTTTGGATGTAATTAATCTGATATCAAAGCCAGAAGTTATGGTTGATGACGAAACAGGTGATGGCAGAAAATATTATACAGACGGACCTCGAATTCATGAGTATTTAAAGAAATTAAATAATGAGACGTTTGGTAAGAAGGAAGAAATCATTACTGTTGGTGAAATGTCTTCAACTTCAATCGACCATTGTATTCGATACTCAAATCCGTCAGAGAATGAGTTATCCATGGTTTTTAGCTTTCATCATTTAAAAATTGACTATAAAGATGGGCAAAAATGGTCATTAATGGATTTTGATTTTATGTCACTTAAGTCAATATTGGATCAGTGGCAAAAAGGTATGCAGTCAGGAAATGGATGGAACGCCTTATTTTGGTGTAATCATGACCAACCGCGTATTGTATCACGAATTGGAAACGATCAAAAGTATCATAAAGAATCAGCCAAAATGCTTGCTACTTCAATGCATTTATTAAGGGGAACTCCATATATTTACCAAGGTGAAGAAATTGGAATGCCTAATCCTAAATTCGACGCGATTGAAGACTATCGAGATGTAGAAAGCTTAAATTATTATAAAATATTAAAAGAAAATGGGGTTCCAGAAAGAGAAATATTAGCCATTTTAAAGAGCAAATCAAGGGATAATTCTCGTACGCCTATGCAATGGAATGATTCAGTACATGCTGGATTCACAACTGGAACACCTTGGATTTCAACAGGAAAAGATTACGAACAAATAAATGTCGAAAAGTCTCTAGCTGATGAAGATTCAGTGTTTCATCATTATAAAAAACTAATTAATTTAAGAAAAGAATTCGACATAATTTCGACAGGTACGTATGATTCTTTATTACTAAATCATAAACAAATCTTTGCATACACTAGAAAGCTGGGTAATCAAATGTTGTTAGTCGTTAATAATTTTTATGGAGAAGATACACTTTTTAAAATACCAGAAGATATTGCTATCGGGGAGTATAACAAGCAGATTTTAATTTCAAATTATAAAGATTCTAGTCAGGATTTAACCGAAATGACGTTGCGCCCATATGAGTCTATTTGTTACCTTCTTGAGAAAAGTGTGAGAATATAA